Part of the Bos indicus isolate NIAB-ARS_2022 breed Sahiwal x Tharparkar chromosome 29, NIAB-ARS_B.indTharparkar_mat_pri_1.0, whole genome shotgun sequence genome is shown below.
gcacagcaaacaagacccgacacagccaaaaataaataaataaataaaaaataaataaataaaggaatacaggaaagatagtttaaaaaaatgcagcTTGACCATCTTGGCCTTTTGATTGAATTGTAATCCATTCATGTTTTAATGTTAATATAgatataattgtatttatatgTGATATTTTACTTTTGGTTTTCTATATGTCTCATTCCACATCTTTTTGttcctctatttctcctttacttttaaaaattaattcctaatgtagcatttttaatttctttaatgagTTTTACATTATATTCCTTATTACCTTAGTTGTTGCTCTGGGGCTTACTATCTTATATCCTAACTTATCATAATCAGCTTCAGGTGTATGCTAAATGAATTCCAGAGTGATATAGAGATACTACTTCAAGACagctctcttccttcccctctcttttTGTGATAAAGTGGTTAAATCTATATTACATCTATGAATGATACAATTCCCAACACACTGTTATAATTATTACTTTGTATAATTATGACTTTTAAAGAagtatgtaaagcaattatgtatTTATAGCTTTTGTTATAATGACCTTCCTACTTATTGTTGGCATTCGCCATTTGTTTCTATGGTTTTGAACTATCATGTCATTTTCTTAGCCCAATACAGATTTGCTCCCATCTACTTCTTTTTTGCTATTATTGGCAAgtgtattacatttttatatatattgcaTGCCCCATAATAGTTTATGTACACATTGTTTTATACATTCGGTTTTAAAATAAGTtcatggaaattagaaaatatgcaTTTACAGAATGTTTTAATAACATGTTTACCTTTAccagtgcttttgttttttatttggatTTGGATTACCATGAAGTGTTACATGTTTTtagcctgaagaatttcatttaGTGTTTCTTATAAGTTGCATCTGCTGTAAACAAATTCTTTCCACTTTAATTTTTCACAGAATATGtttatttcatattcattttgaTGATATCTTTAATGTAGGTAGTTTAGTggttggctttttttcccctttgagtaTTTAAATACTTATTCTGATGTCTTCTGATCTCCACTGTTTCACATGTGAAGTCACTCATAGTTCTTACTGAGGTTCCCTTGTAAGGGATGATGAGTTATTTCTCTCTTgatgttttccacattttctccttctgtttgggttttggtatttttattattatgtgttTGTTTATGCCTATCCTACATGGCCTTTATTGAGTTCTCTTCAGAGCTCATGATACACAGAGATTGTTCAGTAAATAACCagtaaaatatacacaaacatCGGTCAtgtttatatattgactttcttaTTATCTCTACTAATTCTGTGCCACAACTCATTGTACCCCTCTGTACATGGTGGCACTGAGATATTACAATATATATCTTGCCCTTCATAACACATGTAGTTAAGCTAAATGCAGGTCTAGTACCAAGCCTTCTTAACTCCTACTATCACTGTTTCCTACTGTATCATACTGACAACATCCCAGATTACCCTCTAGAGTGAAAGGGTTGGGAAAGCTATATTGTCCAGTGTTGTTTGAAGAGAAGATGTCCTGATTACTGGGTTCAATTATCACGTGTATCTGGTTTTCCCACCAAGTTACATTTTCCAACTTGGCCTCCCAAAATTCTCAAGTTATTCATCATTTCTCACTTTTCTCCAGAATccgaagagaaagaaggaaagtattTACAGAAGGCCCCACGGACATACAAGTCCTTATTTTCTATGACATTTTACTGATGTATAGGTTTGTGTTCCATTTTTACTCCCCAAAGTATCCGTATCATTTGAaaccattaaaacaaaacaaaaaagtgaaaatcccaaataaaataaattgctgCCCTTACAAAAAGCATGAGACAAAAAGGACAAAATGAAGTCCATTTGCACCGCAGACAATGGTTTGATGTGCAATGTGAGGATTCCATGGCCCCTCCTAACATGACAGATAAAATTTAAGATCATACAGAATCCTATTCCTATGCTTTGGTAGTGTGTCCTAGACTATATGCTGGATTCAAACAATTCTAGTATTAGTTTGCCGTTCTATTAATGCTGGATACTAATGGAAGAACACTCATGCTATGATATCTTGTAAAACCTGGCTAATGATTATGACAAATAGTTATCACACTAATACTTAAGCTTGTTCAGTAGATTTCTATTCTATGCAGTGGAAAGTTCCATCATGTTTATCTTATTCACTGTTATATGTATTGGACATGCCCCAGTACCTAGTGAGCACTGTGTGTGTTTATTAAGATAATGAATGGGTAGcacttattcttttaaattatcatGTAATAGCATATGtattttggagaagacaatggcaacccactccagtacttttgcctggaaaatcccatggatggaggagtctggtggggtcacgaagagttgggtacgactgagtaacttcactttcacttttcactttcatgccttggagaaggaatggcaatccactccagtgttcttgcttggagaatcccaaggatggggaagcctggtgggctgccgtctatggggtcgcacagagttggacacgactgaaccgacttagcagcagcagcaccagcatatGTATTTAGATGAAACAGAAACATGAGTGAAACATGGGATACAAAACAACAACATAcactaatttaaatatatattctcaTTAAAGTTGAAGATATATCAAGCcaaatctgaatgaactccaACCACTTTTTAAAGCTCCTTTTAAATCAGTTTGTAATGACTGGGATTGCAAACAAAAAATTAAGCACTTTAAATCTTTCCTAAATGTAAAACTTTAGTATAGCACagacacaacataaaattttatttaaaacacatgcacacaaacacacacacatacaccagttTATCAAATTTACTGCGTCAggaacagcaagaacaaaacaaataatataattaaaggAGGGGTACAGAACTTAAATATATactcaaaactatgttttttccagtagccatgtacagatgtgagaattggaccataaagaaggctgagagctgaagaactgatgcttttgaactgtggtgctagagaagactcttgagagtcccttggtctgcaaggagatgaaaccagttaatcctaaaggaaatcaaccctgaatattaattggaaagactgatgctgaagctgaagctccagtactttggtcacttgatgtgaagagttgactcactggaaaagaccctgatgtttagaaagattgaagacaaaaggagaagaggtggtagaggatgagttggttagatagcatcaccaactcttaagacatgaattttagtaaactctgggagatagtaaagcacagggaagcctggcatgctgcagtccatggggtcacaaaatgttggacatgacttaacggcTCAACAACAATAACTGTAACAATGGATTATATCTCTTCctaatatttgtgttttaatgAATCAGAGGGATAGTAATTATGAGATGCACAAACCCCTTGAAGATTTCTTGGAATTACTTACatacaaagtaaaatattaaatttatagtaAGGGAAATTGAGAAAGGAAAGATTGGGGCACATTACTAATCATAAATCAGTTCAGTGCTGGCGTGATTTTTACtaattcagtaaatgtttttcaTAGTATAGAAATTTAGATTACAAgctgaaacaaaataattaaaactatggatatatatgtgtatgctgctgctgctgccaagtcgcttcagtcgtgtccgactctgtgcgaccccatagcaggaagcccaccaggctcccctgtccctgggattctccaggcaagaacactggagtgggttaccatttctttctccaatgcatgaaagtgaaaagtgaaagtgaagtcgctcagtcatgtccgactcttagcgacctcatggactggagcctaccaggctgctccgtccacgggattttccaggcaagagtactggagtggggtgccattgccttctccgatatatatgtatatatgtatatatattcagaattCATACACTCAACTGTTTAACATGTGACACAATCATTGTGTTTTGCACAATCCACAGTTTTGCACggataataatgatggtgattttgagatattaaaacatttttgaaagtgttagtcgctcagttgtgtccagctctttgtgaccccatgaaccgtagggGTCTGTAAATACTAGGATATAGTTAGAATCGTCACCTATGGTTcaggaaatcaaaatattcatatGCTACAATATGCTTCATCAATATGTAGGAACAAAATACTGACTGTTGCAAGAGCAGAGATCAGTCTCAAAAATGCTGtgttcagtgaaagaagccagacaaaaaaggAACATACATTTTGTGACTCCACTAGTAAAagggcaaattcatagagatagaaagtaaacTGATTGCTTAGTGCTTGAGGTAGGAGtgaaaatgactgaaaatgtgtgtgtatatatatatatatacacacatacatatatatataaaatgagggaatatatatattatgtatattgtatatatacttatttacatatacacatatatgcatacatattatatgcacatatatatatacacatagtatacacatagtatatatattatgggggaaatgttctaaaattagattgtggtaatggttgtacaatgccgaagaactgatgcttttgaactgtggtgttggagaagactcttgagagtcccttggactgcaaggagatccaagcagtccattctaaaggagatcagccctgggatttctttggaaggaatgatgctgaagctgaaactccagtactttggccacctcatgcgaagagttgactcattgaaaaagactctgatgctgggagggattggggtcaggaggagaaggggacgacagaggatgagatggctggttggcatcaccaactcgatggactaggtgaactctgggagttggtgatggacagggaggcctggtgtgctgcgattcatggggttgcaaagagttggacatgactgagtgactgaactgagctgaactgaactgaagatattaaTTGAGGCAGTTGAGAAGTGATATTGGGAAACCATCCAActaattatagaaaaagaaattttgtcAACACCAGATGGGATTATTGCCTCGTTTCTAAGTGGTTCCTTTCCTAATCTCCAGCTTTTTCTTTAAACTCAGTTCTTTCAACACAGTATCACTGGacaatttcaaatatttgaactTAATGGATGGCTGtctactaaaggaaaaaaatatccaaGAGTGACTGTTAATCAAAGGGATTTGAAAATAAGCAAATGCTTTTTCATAATTACCTTTAGTCTAAGAATTAATGAGATAGAGTGAAGtaaagaagaggagggaagaaggaggaaggaggggaaagtCTCCAGTCTAATTGCTTCCTCTGTTCTATAGGTATCTTCTTTGGGGAGACGGTCCTGAAGGAATACCCAAAATGCCTATTCACTCTTCAGGGAATGAATGCCACTCCTCTGACAAAGAGGTGTGTTCAGCCCTTCTGGTTTCAGACCCTGGCCCTCCTGTTTCATGACatctaaaaggaaaggaaaccaggAGGGTGGACATGGAGCCTGGATTCCAGCCCAAGCCCACTCTTTCCTTTCCATCTGTAGGTGCCTTCTTTCTAGAACATTCTCTCCTCATCTGATGGGTTATACATAGTAGAGGCAGGTGAGAGAAGATGGGAATTGGCTCTATTGGAGTCTGGGCTAAAACTGACTTAGCTAACTTCATGGATTTTCTTAAGATATTCCCTAATTAATGATGCTGAGTCTTAAAAACCTTAATTGTATCCATACATATTGTCATATTGCACGTGTAAATTCTATTGAAAGACAGAATTTTATGTTGAAGGAAGatagttgtttttaatattgcTAATTGCTTGATGCTTTTGCCTGCATTAAGTACTATCATTTCTATCCTGTTCTCCTGTATTACCACTAGATGGTTTTCAGTTTTCTGCTATTCCAGTTATGACGGTGAGAGCATTTTTGAGAATCATTCACATCAATCAGTTCAGGACAGTTcagtcatgcagtcgtgtccaatgctttgagatcccatggacggcagcccaccaggctcctctgtccatagaattctctgggtaagaatactggagtgggttgtcattctcctCTCCATTTTTATGGATAGTATACAGATGTTATCCCTTTCCCCTGGGTTCTGTGCAGGTTTTAGTGTTTTGGGGAAAGCCCATATCAATGAGACCACTGTCTGATCTTCCAGGTGTGATTAGATGTGAAGATGAGGAATCACACTCCAGTGACCGAGTTCCTCCTCACTGGAATCCCTCACACACAAGGGCTGGAACACGTGCTCTTTGTCTTCTTCCTCGCTTTCTACCTGCTCACTCTTGTGGGGAACCTGCTCATTCTCCTGGCCACCCTCACTTCCTCcaacctccacacccccatgtttTTCTTCCTGGGCAACTTGTCAGTGTTTGACATCTTTTTCCCTTCTGTGACTTCCCCCAAAATGATGCTCTACCTACTGGGGCAAAGCCAGACCATCTCTTACCAGGGCTGCACCTGCCAGCTCTTCTTTTATCACTTCCTGGGCTGCACGGAGTGTTTCCTGTACaccgtgatggcctatgaccgctttgCCGCCATCTGTCACCCCTTGCGGTACATGGCCATCATGAACCCCAGGGTGTGCGCCATCTTGACTCTGAGCACCTGGATGGGGAGCAGTGTGCATGCATCTGTCCTCACATTTCTTGTGTTTAAGTTACCCTACTGTGGCCCCAAGGAGGTGGGCAATTTCTTCTGTGACATCCCGGTGGTGCTGCCCCTGGCCTGTGCAGACACCTCTCTAGCTCACAGGGTGAGTTTTACCAACGTAGGTGTTGTGGCACTCCTGTGTTTCCTTCTTGTCCTCGCTTCTTATACTCGCATCATTATCTCTATATTGAGAATCAGCTCCTCAGAAGGCAGGCACagagccttctccacctgcagtGCCCACCTGACTTCTGTCTTGCTCTTCTATGGCCCCGTGGTCCTCATTTATCTGCGGCCTGCCTCCAGTTCTTGGTTGGATTCTATGGTTCAAGTGTTGAATAATATCGTTAACCCTTCCCTGAATCCTTTGATATACAGCTTGAGAAACAAGGATGTGAAGTTGGCTCTGAGAAAAGCACTAATCCAGGGAGTACGCACCTGTGGAGTGTAAGCTTTTCTGTCAGTACCTGTGCTTATAAATTTGCCTTGTATTTATAGGGGATGACTAGTCTCTTAACATTGGTGTGACTGCTAAACAatttgaatggatttttttttgtgattagcatgtatatatttatataatttttattgagcAAAATCGTTTACAGCACTTACCATGGGCCAAGCACTATTCTATGCACTTTATAAGTACTGATATAAGTTATTATGATAATTATCATGTGgagtaggtattattatcccaATGTACAGAGGAGGATATTAAGGCACCGGAAGGTTAAGAGACTTTTGCAGTGTCACAGAGATAGAAGTTTGCTGAGCTAGGACTGTGACTGCTAGAGTGTTAACTTTGTGCTAATAATGCTTCTTCTGTATTGTCAGAAACGTGTGTGTGGGTttcctgtcatgtctgactctttgcgaccccatggaccgtaggccGTCAGGCTTTTTtatccatggaagtttccaggaaagaatactggagtgggttgcaattcctactccaggggaccttcccgacccagggattgatcccgtgTCTGTTgcatctcttgccttggcaggaggattctttaccactgtggcacCTGGAAAGCTTTGTATTGTCAGAAGTATAGCACAAATGCCCACTTTTCCAGGAACTTGTTTTCAACTTACATGGAGTATTCTccaattttccaaaaaaaaaaaaaaaaaaaaaatctgtagtcTATTCAGTTTGTTCCATTCCATTAAATTCCATTACTCTTTTTTCCTATGTTGTGAGGAGTGTTATATAACCTGAGTCTGATATAAAGAATTTTGGTTACATTTCAGAAACCAGATGATATCCACATATCTACTAGTGTGTGTTTCATAGATCCTCTAGTCTTAGGGCAGTATTTGTTCTTAACAACAGTAGTTTTAATTCTGTAACAGTGATTGCAGATTTTCTTCCATTAAATCAAAGACAGAGTTTGAGTTCCAAAATTCCTAGCACTTTAGAAATAATAATCTTCTTTTTCCTCATGTAAATAAATAGGtttgaagaaaataggaaaactgTAAAAAAGTAAAGTGACTAGAAATTACAAATTAATCCTACCACACAAATTATAATCACCATTAACGTTCTGacatttttcctctctctcttattAATGACTAAATTGAAACTAAAATTTCTGATTTCCTGTTTATAGTTATGTAATCTAAATGTACATCATGAATATACATATCTACCTATGCATATTTATACAGttgtagttatatatatacatatacatatatatataatattttcttattttaatagtgTATCAAGTAATTTCAATTGTCacaatttttaaactaattttactGATACAATTCATGTCCCAAAtagttcacccatttaaagtgtacaagtcaaatttttttttttttattatattcacagatctgtgcaaccatcactatggccaattttagaacatttttatcatcagAAAAAGATATCCTATACTTTGTAGCTATCATCTTCTTATTACCCCTCTTACCTTTGGCTGTAAGCAACttaatctactttctgtatcTACAGATATGcttgtttttgagattttatataaacagaatcatataatgcttatttttttgtgactgtcttttctttttttgagatatgtttttttaaatttatttattttaattagaggctaattactttacaatattgtattggttttgccatacatcaacatgactaTCTTcttaacttagcataatgtttacaAGATTCAAACATATAGTAGtaggttctgtttttttttttttttccacttcttatctttgttgttgtttagttactaagtcgtgttcgactcttttgcgaccccgtgaaactgtagcctgccaggctcctctgtccatgggatttcctgggcaagaatatgggattgggttgccatttcctcttccaggccatcttccaaacccagggatagatcccatgtctcctgcattggcagatggagtcTTTTTCACTGAACCACGAACTTCTTATGTAGCCTGAATTTCCCTAGGTACTTTGGTTTTCTaaggtcactgctgctgctgctgctaagtcacttcagtcgtgtccgactctgtgcgaccccagagacggcagctcaccaggctcccccatccctgggattctccaggcaagaacactggagtgggttgccatttccttctccagtgcgtgaaagtgaaaagtgaaagtaaagttgctcagtcgtgtctgactcttagcgacctcatggactgcagcccaccaggcttctccatccatgggattttccaggcaagagtactggagtggggtgccattgccttctccttctaagGTCACTACAtgttattaaatacatatatgtttataattgttctattttcataATAGATCAACCCTTTTatgttcccttgtatctctagtaacattttttgttttaaagtctgttttgtctattAGTCCTGCCGCTTCAGCTTCCCTAGGGTGGATGTTAGCATGACATCTCTTTttctatgcttttattttctttttatttatatctttctctTCTGAACTGTGTCTCCTATAGACAGAATGTATTTGGATCATTTTCAGTTGTGGCCCATGAGCTCAGCTGCtgtacagcatgtggaatcttcctgggccagggatcaaacctgtgtctcctgcattgtcaagtgGACTCTAcagctgtgccaccaggaagATCCTGTAACATTTTTTTTGAAAGCTTAGATCTATGGCCAAATAATGTTTCTTCAtcttcccccccaacccccacccagtGAATACAATTGATATCTCTTTTGTTCTGTCTCTAGAATTTTCcctcaaacatttattttagatttccctttttcttctatGTTGACATGGGTCATATATCCTACATTAACAGTAGATGGATTATCAGTTCTTAAACCACACGGTGGCATGAGAGTCCAACTGTTAACAAACACAGTAGGC
Proteins encoded:
- the LOC139180577 gene encoding putative olfactory receptor 10D4, which encodes MRNHTPVTEFLLTGIPHTQGLEHVLFVFFLAFYLLTLVGNLLILLATLTSSNLHTPMFFFLGNLSVFDIFFPSVTSPKMMLYLLGQSQTISYQGCTCQLFFYHFLGCTECFLYTVMAYDRFAAICHPLRYMAIMNPRVCAILTLSTWMGSSVHASVLTFLVFKLPYCGPKEVGNFFCDIPVVLPLACADTSLAHRVSFTNVGVVALLCFLLVLASYTRIIISILRISSSEGRHRAFSTCSAHLTSVLLFYGPVVLIYLRPASSSWLDSMVQVLNNIVNPSLNPLIYSLRNKDVKLALRKALIQGVRTCGV